The uncultured Fusobacterium sp. genome has a window encoding:
- a CDS encoding glycoside hydrolase family 88 protein — MELTKEIRERFSQDVELSKETLYGALYEALKKIDGNCKTFLNTTPRACSVNNIYPQMLNGRETDDWTSGFWPGMLWLAYEITNNEKYKNLALYQLSVFDERINNKVGVNHHDLGFLYTPSAVAGYKITGWEKAKETGLKAANHLIGRFKEKGEFIQAWGDLDDPSAYRLIIDCSMNVPLLFWATEVTGDPKYREIATKHINTTANVIVREDSSTHHTFFFDPETGKPTKGVTAQGASDESAWARGQAWGVYGFPLAYNHLKDEKFITLFKRVTNYFLNKLPADSICYWDLMFDDNSGEERDTSAAAIAVCGMLEMLKYLPDSDPDKKIYKNAVNIIMKSLIEKYTTKNMEYSNGLLTQAVYSKPHRSGVNECCIWGDYFYMEALVRIMKPDWRIYW, encoded by the coding sequence ATGGAACTAACTAAAGAAATAAGAGAAAGATTTTCACAAGATGTAGAGTTATCAAAAGAAACATTATATGGAGCACTATATGAAGCTTTAAAAAAGATAGATGGAAATTGTAAAACTTTTTTAAATACAACTCCTAGAGCTTGTAGTGTAAATAATATTTATCCACAAATGCTAAATGGAAGAGAAACAGATGATTGGACTAGTGGTTTTTGGCCTGGAATGTTGTGGCTTGCTTATGAGATTACTAATAATGAAAAATATAAAAATTTAGCTCTATACCAATTAAGTGTATTTGATGAAAGAATAAATAATAAAGTTGGAGTTAATCACCATGATTTAGGATTTTTATACACTCCATCAGCTGTAGCTGGATATAAAATAACAGGTTGGGAAAAAGCAAAAGAAACAGGATTAAAAGCAGCAAATCATTTAATAGGAAGATTTAAAGAAAAGGGAGAATTTATTCAAGCTTGGGGAGATTTAGATGATCCAAGTGCATATAGATTGATAATAGATTGTAGTATGAATGTGCCTCTACTATTTTGGGCAACAGAAGTAACAGGAGATCCTAAATATAGAGAGATAGCAACTAAACATATTAATACAACTGCAAATGTAATAGTAAGAGAAGATAGTTCAACACATCATACATTTTTCTTTGATCCAGAAACAGGAAAGCCAACAAAAGGTGTAACAGCACAAGGGGCATCGGATGAATCAGCATGGGCAAGAGGACAAGCCTGGGGAGTATATGGATTCCCATTAGCATATAATCATTTAAAAGATGAGAAATTTATAACTTTATTTAAAAGAGTAACAAATTATTTCTTAAATAAATTGCCAGCAGATAGTATTTGTTACTGGGATTTGATGTTTGATGACAACTCTGGAGAAGAAAGAGATACATCAGCAGCGGCAATAGCAGTTTGTGGAATGTTAGAAATGTTAAAATATCTACCAGACTCAGATCCAGATAAGAAAATTTATAAAAATGCAGTAAATATAATAATGAAATCATTAATTGAAAAATATACAACTAAGAATATGGAGTATTCAAATGGTTTATTAACACAAGCAGTATATAGTAAACCACACCGTTCAGGAGTAAATGAGTGTTGCATATGGGGAGATTATTTCTATATGGAAGCTTTAGTAAGAATAATGAAACCAGATTGGAGAATTTACTGGTAA
- a CDS encoding extracellular solute-binding protein — protein MKKRKLLATLGVLALSLIANASQEYQITKKPTEVSILAILNGKVFDEKWAVFQEAFKDTNIKLKSAGSKNISDEVQAFNLAIASGELPEIISLAYSEKIEDLGIEGGMLPLNDLIDKHAPNIKAFFEKYPRYRKDAVAADGNIYFIPTYYDWYNMKASQGLFLRKDWLDKLNLPVPDTMEDFYKVLKAFKTQDPNGNGLNDEVPYFERTVEFAESELLGLFGASTGFYVENGKVKYGPKEERFKEAVKEVSKWYAEGLIDQEIFTRGFQARDYMLRNDLGGSTFDWFASTTSYNKDKALKEKVEKFEFVPIAPPLYKGKRYAPDGRPTNNGGWGITVAAKDPVAIIKYFDYWFSEKGYELINWGIEGDTFERDAQGKKYFTDKVLNNAKETPLEVLRDKGAQFRIGMIQDYEYEKAWGDAEAIKAMEWYTKEGFIVEPMPKIKYTAAENKRMQKIKGQIEMVVREMCQKWILGSEDFDKTYDSFVKRLDALGLEEALEINQKAYDRFEKN, from the coding sequence GTGAAGAAAAGAAAACTATTAGCAACATTAGGAGTGCTAGCTTTATCATTAATTGCTAATGCTAGTCAAGAATATCAAATTACTAAAAAACCGACAGAAGTATCTATACTAGCTATTTTAAATGGAAAAGTTTTTGATGAAAAATGGGCTGTATTCCAAGAAGCGTTTAAAGATACTAATATTAAATTAAAAAGTGCAGGATCAAAAAATATTTCAGATGAAGTTCAAGCTTTCAACTTAGCAATAGCTTCTGGAGAACTACCAGAAATAATATCTCTAGCTTATTCTGAGAAAATAGAAGATTTAGGAATAGAAGGTGGAATGTTACCACTAAATGATTTAATAGATAAACATGCACCTAATATAAAAGCTTTCTTTGAAAAATATCCACGTTACAGAAAAGATGCAGTAGCTGCTGATGGAAATATATATTTTATTCCAACTTATTATGACTGGTATAATATGAAAGCTTCTCAAGGATTATTCCTTAGAAAAGACTGGTTAGATAAATTAAATTTACCTGTTCCTGATACAATGGAAGATTTCTATAAAGTTTTAAAAGCATTTAAAACACAAGATCCTAATGGAAATGGATTAAATGATGAAGTACCTTATTTTGAAAGAACTGTAGAGTTTGCTGAAAGTGAATTATTAGGCTTATTTGGTGCTTCAACAGGATTCTATGTAGAGAATGGTAAAGTTAAATATGGACCTAAAGAAGAAAGATTTAAAGAAGCTGTAAAAGAAGTTAGCAAATGGTATGCCGAAGGTCTAATAGATCAAGAAATTTTTACAAGAGGATTCCAAGCAAGAGACTATATGTTAAGAAATGATTTAGGAGGAAGTACATTTGACTGGTTTGCAAGTACAACTTCTTATAATAAAGATAAAGCATTAAAAGAGAAAGTGGAAAAATTTGAATTTGTTCCAATTGCTCCACCACTATATAAAGGAAAACGTTATGCTCCAGATGGACGTCCTACTAACAATGGTGGTTGGGGAATAACAGTGGCTGCAAAAGATCCAGTAGCAATAATTAAATATTTTGATTATTGGTTCTCTGAAAAAGGATATGAGTTAATTAACTGGGGAATAGAAGGGGATACTTTTGAAAGAGATGCACAAGGAAAAAAATATTTTACAGACAAAGTATTAAACAATGCTAAAGAAACTCCATTAGAAGTTTTAAGAGATAAAGGAGCACAATTTAGAATTGGAATGATTCAAGATTATGAATATGAAAAAGCTTGGGGAGATGCAGAAGCTATAAAAGCAATGGAATGGTATACAAAAGAAGGATTTATAGTAGAACCTATGCCTAAAATAAAATATACTGCTGCTGAGAACAAGAGAATGCAAAAAATAAAAGGACAAATAGAAATGGTAGTAAGAGAGATGTGCCAAAAATGGATTTTAGGATCTGAAGATTTTGATAAAACATATGATAGTTTTGTTAAGAGACTAGATGCATTAGGTTTAGAAGAAGCACTAGAAATAAATCAAAAAGCATATGATAGATTTGAGAAAAATTAA